The Citrus sinensis cultivar Valencia sweet orange chromosome 4, DVS_A1.0, whole genome shotgun sequence DNA segment TTTAGATTGAGCTTTACATCGATCTAGCAGtaacaattataaatatggACATAACGAAAGTCACTTATTTTGTGATGGATAAGTGAATAACTTTATAACGGCaataataaagttattttatattttaaaaataacgaAAGTCACTTATTTTGTGATGGATGTTGTcgatgtaaaaaataaaaagattgaGATCCCTAAAAGTCCTGTAATTTAGCTTCTCTTTGTCATCATTAGATAGGTTtctttaactttatttttttttttattggcaTTTAAACATATAAGAATTCAAGAGATCTTTAACTGATCTTGAAATCAACAATTTATTGATTACTCAATAAGTTTTTCTAATATCTGATGAAATTGTAGCAGATTTCACATATTGATTTCGCAGCTACTAGAAATTCGTTTTAATTCTAATTGATTGTTATAATACATGTTAAAGAACTTGACCAGTGTTTAACAgttactttatttaaatttactttaattttaatgtctgAAGCTTCTGCAATGATTAGCTGAGCTTGGGTGTTTTTAGTGGGCTTTTGACTAGTGATTGGGATTTCAACCTTTCCAGTTTACTATATATTGCTTTTtgaatcataataaatttgCAAACATTGGACTTTAAGGGAAATTAAAAGATGATTATAACTAGGTGAGTTTTGTTGGGGGCAATATTGCCCAATAAAGAGTTCAAGATTATTGATGATATGCAATTTAAGTATTGGGTACAAAGCAAActtaaaattgtatttttagtGGAGTTACAATTACCTGATATCAGAAATAGGCTCTCATCGTCTGCAATTTCCTTGCATGATGCATCTGCTTGATATGAGGATATTTTAGTTTCCTAATTTGATTCAAGCCAATCTTGTTTTCCTAGATTGAGAAACTTAATTTAGAATTGATAGTGATGATATCTTAGTGAAACACTTGAATCAATCAATAGAGTAGAGATTCAGATGGTGATGGGTATGTGCATTTGCATCCAAGTGCAAAACcttattactattttattaagaGAAAAGTGTTGTTATCAATTTCCATTATTAAACCTAAATACAGTTTATTTGGAGGTGAACTTTCCAACTAAATACGAGTAATTTTCTGCGTGTACGTAtagtgaaaaatataattttttacagtGGAGATGCAGGGGATCGAACCCTGTACCTCTCGCATGCAAAGCGAGCGCTCTACCATTTGAGCTACATCCCCCGTGTTGGAAAGTTCAACAACTAAAAGAAATCTACCGAAGAAATATTACGTGTATAAATGGGATCCTCCATGGGATCGCGCGCATCAtatgtataatatattatttattattaagcCAGCAGTTCCGTTCACCGCGTGCTTTGTAAAATTGCAGCCTCGTGCTAACAAACACAAATAGCTTTTGTATTTTGGTCTTCTCCGATTCCTCAGATTGGGTGGGCAattttgggtaatttttagagACCTTCCCTGAGATTTACCTTATTGACACATAGAGAGAATGTATCCACGTAATTACAACCACCTCCCCTCCTATTAGTACGAAAATACATATGCCGTCAGTATATAAggataaatgtgtaaaaatgtatttaaaatttaaaataattcaaaattcaagttgatattttattgatatacgataaatattaattgttacaCTTTGTTAACCAATACTTTGCATTAACCAGTAGACAAAAGAAAACATCCACTtaactttctctttctcttccatGTAACCATAGCACTAATTTCATCTTTTTAAAGATATGAAGAAGCAGCTCCTTTTGCCTGAAGCTTTATCAAGATTAAAAACGATTTTATCACAAAAGCAATTTCTGAAAATCTTTGCTTTGAGTGCCATCTTCTGTTTCTCAGTTGTTTGCAGCAACACTTCGCTGAGGTATGCCATTGGAGCTGCGACCGCGTTCTTCAACGCAATTTCCACTTTTCTGCTTACTTGCAAGAAAGAATTTGCCGAGGTTTACTGTGCATTGATGCCAGTTGTGCTTGTTATTGTGTTGGCTAGCAACAACGAGCCcctattttatttacttggGTTCTTGGTTTGTATTGGATCCACAACTAGGCGTGCTTCGAAATCTGCTATTCAACAAATCATGTTAACGTCAAAggctgaaaaaataaattctatgaATTTGTTGGTTTATATGGCACTCATGGCTGCATCGATCTTTCTTCCATTTACCCTCTACATTGAAGGCATGTGGCCGCAATTACAATTGAGAAAGCTTGAAAAGACAGATTCATTGTGTACTTGTTACTTGGGAATGCCACCATTGCTTATTTGGTTATTTTGACcaaattttttgtcaaaaagcATACATGTACATTGACTTTACAGGTGCTTGGCAATGCAAAGGCAGCTCTTGCCGCAGTTGTTTTGGTTCTGATTTTCAAGAATCCAGTGACCGTAATGGGAATGACTGAATTTGCAGTCACGACAATGATCGTGGTGCTTTACAGTAAAGTAAAGAAGAGATTTAAAATCTCAACtcattgatgatgataaagtGAGTAAATGATTAATTTAGTTGTCGTAACTCGTAAACATGGGTacatctctttctttcttttttcatttcactTTACTTTTGGCGGGAAGGGTAATTTAGTCATTTCAACAGTCAACTAACAGTCAAACTAACCGGATACTAACGGAAGGAGAGGTGATTATAATTACGTGGATATATTCTCTCTATGTGTCAATACAGTAAACCTCAGGGGAAgtccctaaaaattacccagGCAATTTTTTTGCGGGGGTCTCGTACCTGCGGGTCATGATAAATTTGAGTTGGACACATGGACTCCCAGAAAGTTTCGCCCGAGTCCCAATTATATTTCGGATTTAGTTTGAGAATTTTATGTCCCCAAACCCGAACCCGGACCCAAATccaagattttctttttctttttcaaaataaaatatgttttaaattcGCCCAACtaaacattatttaatttaacaaaataattaaaaaaaaaaactcaacaCACTATTGTAAAACTAAAACCGTAGATCCAAACTCACCTCTCTCAAAATCACAGCCGACAACGACGCGACACCAAAACCCAAACTCACCTTTCTCCAACACGACACCTCCAACGGAGCTTCCCCTTTCCGGCCGTCGCGTCGAACGCCAAAATACCCAGCTTCGCCGTCAAGACCAAGCTTTACCCGTTTGGCGCAAGACGCTAACCCTTTCTCACCGGCGTTCTCGTTTCTCACTGGGCTCAAGCACCCGTCGCTGCGTTCGATGAAGGTAAttgcttttccttttattgCAGTATTTTAACACATAAAATCACtgtaaataaagttaaaatataaaaattaaatcaagttTAGCTATCCCTTTCGGTTTTCTTAAATGGTCTAAAAGCTGGCAATAAAATTGATGGGTTTTGTAAGTGTGAAATTTTTCCATATGTTATGCTTTTTCGTCcaaatttttgacaattactATAATTATTGCCACTTCCAATAGTTACTATAGTGATTACAGGTCCTAATTATGATTATAAGCTTAGATTTTGCTAATTATGTTTCTAGAGGAATTGGACTCAATATACTTCTCTGggaaatgataaattttccAGCTAAAAAGCTTTTGAATTTGGACTGTTATTggaagtatttaaattttttatataataattcttttttcccataaaattattatcaattttcaaACTGTGATtgatctctctttctctctccctcttttttttttttttaatagatgtGCTTTGTGTTGTATGATTAATGTCCCAGTTCCATTTGGGGATTATTAGGGAGATCTCCGAACTAACTCAATTAAAGTTTTTCAGGCATGGGGCGGGTTCTGGGATTGCTTCAAGTTTGGATTTGGGGATCATGATCCCCGCCCGAACTCACTCCATTGCCTTCCCTATCCTGAAatgtgttattattattttatttaattttttttccttttttttttttggtgttctGGTATTGTGTAGGTTTTGATTTGGGGTTAATATAATGATACAAGGTGCGCGAGTGCAGCTGAATGGGTGGCAACAGGTAGCGGTTGCTGTTGGTTCAGCAGTTGGTGCGTTGCTAGACCCACGAAGAGCGGATCTAATAGCAGCTCTTGGAGAGACCACTGGCAGGCCTGCTTTTGAAAGTGTACTTCAGAGAATGAAGAGGAGCCCTGAAGGCAGAGTAAGTCTTCCTTTACCTTTTAACTCTGTTATGCTTGATCAAATGAATTCAATAGTACTTAGGTTTGTGCCTGTGAGTttggccctttttttttaattatttattttgtgctaTTGCTGTTTTAACACTTAGACATCGTGTATGTTATGAAAAATTGTCCATAGAGGAATTGCAGATTCTGAATTTTGAATGAGTAAACTCTATGCGGAAAACTGTATGTTTATCTTAAAATGGAGACTTGGTTTCCAATCTTTTTGAAACATGAAGTAAAGATTTTTACGATTTTTTGGAGGAATGGTATATCGATCTAGTTCAATAACCTAGCAATCTCGAGTTTAACTAATTCTGTGTAGAAATAACTGCAAGAAATCTTTTGATCAGAGGATTTCCTTTTTCTCAATAATAAGTCACAATCTTTTTGGTCTCTTAAGTCTTTAAGTCATCATGGATGAAGTTTGTAAATATAGCAAAAATGTTTCATACGGTGAAGCTTCTTAAACAACATGTCAAACaacttttgtaattaattttttttcccctcaagAATCTAATGATTCGACTTATTGGTCTTGGACGCAATGTCGAGAGAAATGTAAATAATTCTTTAGGCGTCTGGTTGAGGATCTGTACATGCGAATCTGTGGAATATATCAGATGCAATATCAGATGCAACTTTGAATGTTTTATTGCAATATACTTCATATATATGGAGCCTGTTTaagtgaattgggattctttgataattatcatattatcATCTGGATCAGTTTCCAGAGGTTGTTTCAGTTAGTCTCATCCTATGTATGAATTtttctcaataattttttctggTCTTGATATTATGCCATGCCTTGATAATTTTTTGGGACTATATGCGGCTTGATCGTAAACAACAGTGTGGCTCAGGGACAACTTAGTTGCATTATGCTTATGACTCTTAACACATACTGTAATAATCAACGAAACAGGAATATttgaaatctaataatttggCACTATGAAACTCTTTTTCTACTTCTGCCAGTGATAGAAAGTTTGAGCTCTCCACATCTTTGTAATGTGTCTATGTTGGCCAGCTATGATTTGTCCCTTTTGTTGTCACTATCTTCAAGtgtattttaaagttaattgtcaaccttgtaattatttaatgcattgcttttttttttttccgggGTATAGGCAGTACTGTTGGAGCGACCACGGGTTATATATGAAAAAGTAGGCCATGCGTGGGATCTACCACCAAACACATTTGGTGCTGCCTATGCAAGTTTTATGGGATCCAGGAACTTCTCTCCAGATGATCGCCCACCAGTGCGGTTCATGGACACAGATGAACTAGCATATGTGGCCATGCGGGCTCGTGAGGTGCACGACTTCTGGCACACCCTTTTTGGTCTTCCCACCAACTTGATTGGTGAGTCTGCTCTAAAAGTAATAGAGTTCCAGCAAATGTACCTTCCAATGTGCTTCTTATCAGTTATAGGGGGCTCTGCCAGATTTAGTGAGAAGCAAAGGAAACTGTTCTTCCAACACTACTTTCCATGGGCCATCCGGGCTGGCATGCAGTCCACAGATCTCATGTGTGTGTATTACGAGCAGCACTTTCACGAGGATTTGGAGGATCTTCGAAAGAAATGGGGAATAGTCCCTTCTCCTGCTGCTCCTGTATGACCCTATTTAAGTCAATGTATACCCTGTGATGTCAGAGAATTTTTGTTGTCGGAACTGTTTTTGTTTGGTTGGGATACAGCTCAAACTACTGGAACATTTGTATAAATCAATGAAGAGTTAATACTCCCCAAGTGAAATTGTACCATTGATTAGTACAAGTTATTGCACTATAATGTGCGCCGCCAATTAGGCGGACTTGTGAGCTTGACAAAgccatttagaaaaaatttcttgaaCTTTAGATTGTAATATGGTTTGCAGACCCATGTATACTTGTAAATGGAGAAAAGGTTCGGGGAAAAGCTATATATTCCCGTtttattgagattgagattgGTCGGCCGGGGGCCGGGGGCCGGGGGTGCAGGGATATATGAGCTTGTTCCCCTTTATATCATTCGAAAGAAGATTTGGAACATAAACTTCCCCTTTATATCATTCGAAAGAAGATTTGGAACATAAACTTCGGgaaaaatttgaacaaaagCAATAAAGGAAGAAAACTAATATTTATCTGCACAAAAGACAAGTGAACAGTTTgcattacaaatataaaacttCACTTTTTGATTGCAATTGCGTCTTGTAACAAAAGTTTAtgcataaaaatattcttgaTTGAATTAAGCAGACAACCACACCATCTTTATATTACATCACAACATCAAACGAGTTGAATTGTTTATGTAAACGATGAGTGCATTGCCTCAtccaaattacattttcacAAAAATCACAACAATACTTCATATGGAGATAGGGAGGCACATCTCAGTTGCTGCCACCACCAAAGAGGTAACCTAGTGAAGATCCACCACCGGGGGCAGCATGGACCTTGGTTGAAGGCCGATCctgcaacaaaaaaaaaaaaacgcagAGAGATTGTCATCACAATGATAAATTTAGCCGTTCAACAGACAGTTAAAACAAGCTTACGCAATCTAAATAGACTCACAGAATAATGCATACTTTTGGGAAACTTAGTTTTGGATTTTACATAGTTAAGAGGCCCAAGACATTTAAGGCTTATTGAAACTAAATGACAGATACAACCATCATGTAAAAACAATTTGAACTAAATTCAAGTTGCACAATGTCTAACAAGAAAATCATGCTAATGGTGGAGGGGAATGAACGCAAGTGGTTCATGCGCAAGTGAATTGATTATTTGAAACCAACTAATAGGGGCTCAGATACTCATTTCTTGACTCTGTATGTGACACGAAGCAAATTATTCCTCATTACTTCATAAAAGCATGCAACATGTACCAACTGCATTTTTAAGTCTTGATGTACACCGCAGTTAGTTGGGCCTACTACATTTCCTAGAACCATAGCAAGACATTTGATTTACAAAATGGTTAACAATTTCCGGCAATAGTCTCACttcacaaaaattttaaaacaaagatCTAACTTCAATAGGAAATCTGAAACAAGAATAGAAGTTCTTTTACAGTTCAAATCCCCAAAACACAAACGTAGTGAAAACAAAAGTCTTTTGAACTACCCAAGACCGAAGCATCAAAATATTGTGGACTACAATTTTTATGCCTCACACAGAATGATGGTTGCTGTTCTCTCTATAGAACAAACTATTCCTgaagaacaattttattaatttcccAAGAGAGACAAAACCATTCCTTTAGAATGTTCAGAACAaacaaacaagttaaaaaaatcacaCACTGATGCATTACAAGCATCACAGAATATGCAAACAAAGCTATTGGAATAGGAATCATACCGTAATGAAGTTGCCAGTGTTCTGACCATCTGCCCGCATATAGTTGTTCATTGAAGTACTGTTGATACCAGCAGGAAGCTGCTTGGTAATATCTACTGGTTGAGCAACAGGAGCAGGCTTCTGGGTAGGAGCGTTGTTTTGAGCCTGCCCTTCTTTTGCAGCTGGTTTTGGAGCCTCTCCATCGCTGAACAGATAGCCCAATGAACTCTGCCCCCCACCACTGCTAACTCCACGACCCATTCTCTCCAACTTCTAAGACCAAAAGCCCCACACCCTGTCTTccaagaaaattcaagaagacAGACAGTAGAATCAAAATAGAGCTCAATCCAGAAAGCCAGATCAAACACGATCAgcaaaacataataaatttttaactccTAAAAAACATTCCCATCGAATCAGATTAGATATGTTATAATAAGAGTGTAGGTTTCTGCCTCAAGttcaagagagagaaattgC contains these protein-coding regions:
- the LOC102615827 gene encoding protein SPIRAL1-like 1 — protein: MGRGVSSGGGQSSLGYLFSDGEAPKPAAKEGQAQNNAPTQKPAPVAQPVDITKQLPAGINSTSMNNYMRADGQNTGNFITDRPSTKVHAAPGGGSSLGYLFGGGSN
- the LOC102616314 gene encoding ubiquinone biosynthesis protein COQ4 homolog, mitochondrial — encoded protein: MIQGARVQLNGWQQVAVAVGSAVGALLDPRRADLIAALGETTGRPAFESVLQRMKRSPEGRAVLLERPRVIYEKVGHAWDLPPNTFGAAYASFMGSRNFSPDDRPPVRFMDTDELAYVAMRAREVHDFWHTLFGLPTNLIGESALKVIEFQQMYLPMCFLSVIGGSARFSEKQRKLFFQHYFPWAIRAGMQSTDLMCVYYEQHFHEDLEDLRKKWGIVPSPAAPV